The Microbacterium sp. LWO12-1.2 genome includes a window with the following:
- a CDS encoding cytidine deaminase, with product MTDIDWDELRQVATEAMAKAYAPYSRYKVGAAALVGDGRIVAGCNVENASYGVTLCAECALVGDLHMSGGGQLVAFVCVNNDGQTIMPCGRCRQLLFEHAMPGMLLETVSGIRTIDEVLPDAFGPRDLEDAR from the coding sequence ATGACTGATATCGACTGGGACGAGCTCCGCCAGGTCGCGACCGAGGCGATGGCCAAGGCGTACGCGCCGTACTCGCGCTACAAGGTCGGAGCCGCAGCCCTCGTCGGTGACGGCCGCATCGTGGCCGGATGCAACGTCGAGAACGCCTCGTACGGTGTCACGCTGTGCGCCGAGTGCGCCCTCGTGGGGGACCTGCACATGTCGGGAGGCGGGCAGCTCGTCGCGTTCGTGTGCGTCAACAACGACGGACAGACGATCATGCCGTGCGGCCGGTGCCGTCAGCTGCTCTTCGAGCACGCGATGCCCGGAATGCTGCTGGAGACCGTCTCCGGTATCCGCACGATCGACGAGGTGCTTCCCGATGCGTTCGGGCCGCGCGACCTGGAGGATGCACGATGA